DNA sequence from the Staphylococcus epidermidis genome:
ACGCAAAAATTCCTATTTTCTTCTTGGGTAAACTCATGTTTGTTTCCTCCGTTTTTAGTAATGAATCATTTTTACGTTAAATGATTTACTTTACCTTCAGTTAATTCAAATTATAACTATCTGTTTAAATCACTTTATATTCATTTGATCAAATCGATTATTTCTATATATAAATTTAAGAATTTGATATAAAACGTAAATGCGAATACGTCATTGTTTAGACTATGTAGTTGTTAACTTTTTATTAAGATTTTTAAATGTTTGTAATCTTATTGTAATAAAAATACATAGTTCAATTTATAAATATATAGTATTATGACTTAAATATCAAGTAAAAGCACGCTATACAGGTAAATTGTCAACATAAAAGTGTTATTAAAATTTTAAATAATTAATCTCTTGTGCATATATAATGATTCATTATAAACTCAGTATTTCTTATGTTCATCAGTCTCCAGGACGATTCAATTTAAGTTCCAAAACTGATGGACAGGGCACAAGACTACTTATTTTTTATTTATAGGAAAGCAATTGCATAAATAATACGTCATTTTAAAATAAGATGATTTTCAACTTAAATACAGATATTCACTTTAACATTTCTAATTGCATACGGTGTTCAATACCATGGAACAATTGATTTAACCAATTGCTATACTTTATTAAGTTTTTTTCTGCAGTTTCGATATCTATAAATTGAAATTTCAATTTTGAGCCTTGTGGTTTTTGGGCTAATTTTGTTAGATGATAGCTTGCGATTGTACCTATTTGAGGATAACTTCCTAATGTATAATGATCGTTTAATAATACAATCGGTGTGCCATCTCTCTTAACTTGAATGGTTCCTCTTTTTACTGATTGATGAGCCGGCATATCATCATAGTATGCTTTGATTTGGGGGCCATCAAGCACCATACCTACTCTATTTGTTTTACTAGACACACTATATTCAGCCGTTGTAAAACGACGCGTCGCCTCTTTTTTAAAATCTTCCGTTCCCTTATTTTTTATAACATGAAAAACATCCGAAACATAATTGAAAGACAATGCGTAACCATCAATTCCCCAATCAGTTGTACGTTTGTCAGATAAGTTTTCAAATAGCTTAAGATGTCGTTGAGAATAGTGGTGTTTTAATTCTATTTCATCACCTTTCTTAAGCTTTCTTCCCTCAAAACCACCAATTTCCACATTAAAATCTGTAGATGCTGAATGAAGCCATTTTTCTAGTTTAAAACCTCCACCAACTGCTAGATAAACACGTGATGTACGACTGGTTTCATTAAATTTCAATGTCTCACCTTCATTGATGAGATATAATTTATTAGGATAAATTTTCATATGTTCAGTTTCAGCTTTAAAATTACCACCTGTTAAAGCTATAAGTGCCGGCTCAGTGAAACGAATTGTTGCCATTTTTTGAGTCATTTCAAGTGTTGCTTCATTTTTGTCATTTGCAACCAGACGGTTGGCTATTTCATGTGCTAATTCATCTAGTGCGCCACTCGGGATGACACCTTCATGTTCATATCCCTTTCTTCCAAAATCTTGAAAGCTACTAAATAGGCCACTATTTTCAATTATGATTGACATGTTTTATAATCTCCTAGTTCTATTTCATTGATATCTTTAGACTCAAACGTGACATTGTCTCCTAGCTTTAATAATGTAAAGTTTTGTTGCTCAGGAAAGAAAAGTTGAACTGGTGTATATCCGATAACTAACCAATCATTATATGTATCAGTAGTAACTATTCCACATTTTTTTCCTTCCATAATAACTGATCCACAAGGGATGAATTTTTTCTTTTCACTTGTGTGGTTCACATGCAATTTTTTATTCATTCCAGTAAGATACGGAAATCCTGGTGAATACCCCATCATTGATACAAAATATTTTTCTTGAGTATGTAATTTTACAAAATCCTCTAATTTGAGTTTAAGATGCTTTAACAAATGTTGTAAATCAGGCCCAAATTCTCCCCCATATATAACTGGAATATTAACAGATTGTTGTTTTTGAATATATTTTGCTTGAAGTTGTTGTCGATGATGTCTAATTTCTAATTTTATAGAATCAATTAAAGCTTTCATATATAAAAATGGTGACTGAATATGGTGATGTTTAATCATATCTCTTGCGTCATAACAAATCATTAGGTCAGACTCTGTAGCTACAATTTCAGTAATAAATGGATATGATTTATCAATTAAATATGCTCTCAATGAAAGTAAATCTTCTGTCAGTCTTTGAGATACATTTTTCTCTATTGAAACAACAATGGCTTGGTCGCCTTGACTATATATTTTCATAATATCACCTCGTCAAAATTAATGATGATAAAAGACATTCATCAATTTAATAATATGTGGCATTATAGATTGCATAAGCAAATAAACCAACACAAACGCACAAAATGTAGTTATAGTAGCTATTAACTTAGCAATAAGCACTTGATTGTTTTTAATGGCTTGGTTTGACATCTTTTTACCTAATACAGTAAGAAGTATTAATATAGCTAACCATAATAATGTCATAGGCTACCTCATTATTTTTTATCATTAAAATTCTTTTTCATAAATATATTATACATATACTTTAACACCGACAACCTCTCTTAAGCTATTGATTAAATAGACGTTGATTTGACTCGATTTGATTTTTTCTTTAAATTCTTCGATATAAAAATCTTTTTCTATAACTTTGCCTTGATCTATAAGAGATTGTCTCATACAGCCGGGGAGCATGTCTCCTTTATATGTTGGTGTATACAATTTATCTCTTTCTTGTATCATCACGTTGCCAATGTCAAACTCTAAAATTTTACCATCTTCATCATAGATCAGTATTAAGTCTGTGAAATGATTATGTGTTAAATAATCACGTTCTGTTGTTTTATTAGTTATGATTACTTTATCAATATTCTTTTTTTGTTGAACTAGTCGAGCGGTAAAAAAAGGTTTATCGGGTATCGGAAATAACTCATAGTTTAATTCACCTTCTTTGTTTAACGTCACCTTCAAACGAAATACGCCTTTTGAATGCAAGGTTTTTATATTATGAATAAACTGCTTCCAAAATAGATGATCAAATTGAAATCCTAGATGCTCACTAGAAGTTGAAATACGTTGATAATGGTAGTCAAGACGAGGAATGAATCCCTTATCCAATTTCATTGTTTCAAATAAATGCATATTATAACCGCTCCAAAATTTTAGTTTTATCGTGAAATTCCTGAACTTCATTTTCGGGTACTGAATCAATTGTTATACCAGCACCCACCCCATAAACCGCTTCTTCATGATTATACTCAATTGTCCGTATAGGGATATTAAATATCATCCTTTGGTTTGGAAGTAATAAGCCAATTGTTCCACAGTAAATGGATCTTGGCATGTCCTCCAACTGAGCTATATATTGCATTGTATTTATTTTTGGTGCACCTGTAATAGAACCACAAGGAAAGAGCGCTCGCATCATATCTATCAATTGAATGTCATCTTGTAATCGGCCACACACTGTACTGGTCATTTGGAAAACTGTGTCATATTTCTCAATCGAAAACAATTCAGGTACATCTATAGTTCCACTTTGAGCAATTCTTGTAATATCGTTACGTAATAAGTCTACAATCATCACATTCTCCGCCATATCTTTAGAGGAGGTTTTTAAATTATTATAATATAGCTCATCTTCTTTAACATTTTTCCCTCTAGGCATAGTCCCTTTCATCGGCTTACTAACAATCATATTTGATTTACCTTTATAGTCACCTTTTTGAAAGAAAAGTTCAGGCGATATTGATGCTACTTTTATATCAGGTGTGTCCATTAAAACGGTATAATTACCATTTTGTGACATAGTAAGTTGATAATATAAGTGACTTATAGGACAGAAAACTTCTGCTTTTAAGCGGGTTGTGTAATTCACCTGATACGTTGCCCCTTCAATAATGGCTTTATGAATCGATTTGATCTTGTTAATCATCGCTTTATCACTTTCACAAAAATAAAATCCTTCAGTTTTTATATGATTTTTATTGGGCATTACTTTTTTTATATTTTTTATCGAATTGACCGATTTAAATGAATAAGCTGCAGCAAAAATATGGGATTGTTTCACATTATTGACCACCATTTCCTTATTAAAAAAAGGTGCTGCTTCATAAGTAACATAAAGTGCAACATAGCTTCCGTTACGTTGTTCTTGTTCTGCAAAGTGAATGACATCCCCTACTTCATCAAGACGATATGCAATTTTAGAATCTTGAAAGTTATCCATTTCTAATTGATAGTCTTCATAGTCCTTTTCATTTTCATAATAGCGATACTTAAATTCAATGTGCATATTTAACCCCTACCTCGGTTAAGAATAAATTTAATTGTTCGTGACCATATTCACTTAGTATTGATTCAGGATGATACTGTAAACCATAAATAGGATACTTATGATGTGCAACAGCCATAATAACATTCTCGTTGTTCAGAGCTGTGACTTTTAATGCGCTAGGTATTGTAGAGGGGTCAGCCATAAGTGAATGGTATCGCATCACGTTAAAATACGATGGTAGACCTTTAAAAATACCCTCATTGCTATGCCTTATCTTGGTAATATGTCCATGAATAGGTTTATCATTATGAATAATGTTTCCTCCAAAGTATTCAATGATTAATTGAAAACCTAAACAGACGCCCAAAATGGGAACGTGACGGTGAAATATTTCTAATACGGATGATAGTATTGGATAATCACTAGGTTTCCCAGGTCCAGGTGAAATGACAATCGCTCTCGGATTCAATGCATCGAGATGCTGTGTCATCAAATCATTTACAGAAATGATTTTCACTTCTTCAGTAGTTTGTACTTTAATATAATCTATTAAGTTATATGTAAAGGAATCTTGATTATCTATCATTAAAATCATATTCATACCTCAATTATCGATAAAGATTGTTAATTATTATAGTTGTTACTCTCTATTATCACAGAACATGACTTGATTTTATATAGCATTTCGTTTATTCTATGTTCCGTGCAAAATAATAACAGAGGTTCCTAGCCGAAACCCTCTATAAAAAACTAGACATGAAAATTTCAACAATGAATTTCTTCATATTTATAATGTTAAGACTATATATGTCTTTAATATTTCTGTCTATCTTTTTTA
Encoded proteins:
- a CDS encoding biotin-dependent carboxyltransferase family protein, coding for MSIIIENSGLFSSFQDFGRKGYEHEGVIPSGALDELAHEIANRLVANDKNEATLEMTQKMATIRFTEPALIALTGGNFKAETEHMKIYPNKLYLINEGETLKFNETSRTSRVYLAVGGGFKLEKWLHSASTDFNVEIGGFEGRKLKKGDEIELKHHYSQRHLKLFENLSDKRTTDWGIDGYALSFNYVSDVFHVIKNKGTEDFKKEATRRFTTAEYSVSSKTNRVGMVLDGPQIKAYYDDMPAHQSVKRGTIQVKRDGTPIVLLNDHYTLGSYPQIGTIASYHLTKLAQKPQGSKLKFQFIDIETAEKNLIKYSNWLNQLFHGIEHRMQLEMLK
- a CDS encoding allophanate hydrolase subunit 1, whose amino-acid sequence is MKIYSQGDQAIVVSIEKNVSQRLTEDLLSLRAYLIDKSYPFITEIVATESDLMICYDARDMIKHHHIQSPFLYMKALIDSIKLEIRHHRQQLQAKYIQKQQSVNIPVIYGGEFGPDLQHLLKHLKLKLEDFVKLHTQEKYFVSMMGYSPGFPYLTGMNKKLHVNHTSEKKKFIPCGSVIMEGKKCGIVTTDTYNDWLVIGYTPVQLFFPEQQNFTLLKLGDNVTFESKDINEIELGDYKTCQS
- a CDS encoding aminotransferase class IV, which codes for MHLFETMKLDKGFIPRLDYHYQRISTSSEHLGFQFDHLFWKQFIHNIKTLHSKGVFRLKVTLNKEGELNYELFPIPDKPFFTARLVQQKKNIDKVIITNKTTERDYLTHNHFTDLILIYDEDGKILEFDIGNVMIQERDKLYTPTYKGDMLPGCMRQSLIDQGKVIEKDFYIEEFKEKIKSSQINVYLINSLREVVGVKVYV
- a CDS encoding anthranilate synthase component I family protein — protein: MHIEFKYRYYENEKDYEDYQLEMDNFQDSKIAYRLDEVGDVIHFAEQEQRNGSYVALYVTYEAAPFFNKEMVVNNVKQSHIFAAAYSFKSVNSIKNIKKVMPNKNHIKTEGFYFCESDKAMINKIKSIHKAIIEGATYQVNYTTRLKAEVFCPISHLYYQLTMSQNGNYTVLMDTPDIKVASISPELFFQKGDYKGKSNMIVSKPMKGTMPRGKNVKEDELYYNNLKTSSKDMAENVMIVDLLRNDITRIAQSGTIDVPELFSIEKYDTVFQMTSTVCGRLQDDIQLIDMMRALFPCGSITGAPKINTMQYIAQLEDMPRSIYCGTIGLLLPNQRMIFNIPIRTIEYNHEEAVYGVGAGITIDSVPENEVQEFHDKTKILERL
- a CDS encoding anthranilate synthase component II is translated as MILMIDNQDSFTYNLIDYIKVQTTEEVKIISVNDLMTQHLDALNPRAIVISPGPGKPSDYPILSSVLEIFHRHVPILGVCLGFQLIIEYFGGNIIHNDKPIHGHITKIRHSNEGIFKGLPSYFNVMRYHSLMADPSTIPSALKVTALNNENVIMAVAHHKYPIYGLQYHPESILSEYGHEQLNLFLTEVGVKYAH